The proteins below are encoded in one region of Syntrophotalea carbinolica DSM 2380:
- a CDS encoding DUF502 domain-containing protein, producing the protein MKRLGRTLLQGLAAMLPAILTIYILYWLVRSAETVLGSVLTLLLPPGRYIPGMGLVAGLLFTFLFGMALNAFLVRKMLSLSEALMNRIPLVKVLYGSLKDFIGFFAARREAQFNQVVTVELDFGGMPMRMLGFVTCSDFSNLPEGIGDADEVAVYLPLSYQIGGYTVIVPRSAVNPVAISTHRAMGFVVTGGLTADKGNAVAEGRRGAGSAKPAGSA; encoded by the coding sequence ATGAAGCGACTCGGCAGGACCTTGTTGCAGGGGCTGGCCGCCATGCTGCCCGCCATCCTGACCATCTATATCCTTTACTGGCTGGTGCGCTCTGCCGAAACCGTACTCGGTTCCGTATTGACCTTGCTGCTGCCACCCGGAAGGTATATCCCCGGTATGGGCCTGGTTGCCGGATTGCTTTTTACTTTTTTGTTCGGCATGGCGCTAAATGCCTTTCTGGTGCGCAAGATGCTCAGCCTGAGCGAAGCGCTGATGAACCGCATTCCTCTGGTAAAGGTGTTGTACGGTTCGCTCAAGGATTTCATCGGGTTCTTTGCCGCCAGGCGCGAGGCCCAGTTTAACCAGGTCGTGACCGTCGAGCTTGACTTCGGCGGCATGCCTATGCGGATGCTCGGCTTCGTTACCTGCAGCGATTTCAGCAATCTTCCGGAGGGCATTGGAGATGCCGATGAAGTGGCCGTATACCTTCCCCTGAGTTACCAGATCGGTGGTTATACGGTGATCGTCCCGCGGTCCGCCGTTAATCCAGTGGCTATCTCCACGCATCGGGCCATGGGTTTTGTGGTCACGGGAGGCCTCACCGCCGATAAGGGCAATGCCGTTGCAGAAGGCCGGCGTGGGGCCGGGAGTGCGAAGCCGGCAGGTTCTGCCTGA